Below is a window of Canis lupus dingo isolate Sandy chromosome 30, ASM325472v2, whole genome shotgun sequence DNA.
TGCTTAATCTGTACAATCTGTAACACTTAAATATCCgtaacttaaaaaataactgtATATCAAGATAAATCATAGGATGATTAGGAGATATGGCTGAGTAAAGAATGAACCAACTCATACAGGGCCTTCTTACATACTcaagtttttagattttatcctgAAGAGTAGTCAGCTGGGACATAATGGACTTACAACTTTTAATATTAGTCTGATGATAGTGATTAAGAGTCCAATATGCTTATTATAAACTCAtggtacaaaaagaaaaaaaccctatagTGCCATCCTCTAATCATCTAACTCCATTTCCCAGAGATAATTATCAGTCTTATAAATTCTTACAACttcttttatgtatctttttgttGGCATAAATAACAGGAGCAAATTCAATATTCTGGGATGTTATTTAGCCCTGAGTTAGAGTTACTGTGGTAGCAGGCCCTTATTCACTACTCACTTTCCAGTTTTCAGTAACCTGCGGTCAGCCGCGGTCGAGAAGATGATCCCCTTTCTGACCTAGCTTcaggtcagtagtagcctaacgCTATGTCACGATGCCTGCATCATTCACCATACTTCatttcatcacataggcattttaccatctcacatcatcacaaggaAGATGGCTacagtaaaataaattttgtgaccACATCCATATAACTTTCATTACAGTGTACTGTTACAATTACTGTATTTTACTAATGTTATTAACCTTGTACCATGCCTAATTTGTAAGTTAAACTTCAACACAGGAGTATAGGAAAAGAGTAAGGGTTCTGTACTATCGGCAGTTTTAGGCATCCATGGAGGGGTCTTGGAATGGATCCCCCACAGAGAAGGGGGGAACTACTGTTCAGACAGTAAGTTTTTATTCTCATGGAAATTACATGAGAGGCTGAAGGATTTCTGTAAGTGGTTTACAGAAGAAAGCTTGTATTTGCAGAATCTTCAAGTAATTGGCAGAGGGAGTTTCACATTTCAGGTTAGGTAATGCTTACGTTACATTGTGCTATCCATCCCATTCTGAAGCTAGCTCATTTTAGGGTGGATCTTTTCAGTGAGAAGGGTGTGTGTATATGATTTGTACATACAATTACACAGACTTACTGGATGGCAGCTACTAGGATCGTGTTACCTTTTGTGAATACTGAAGAAACCATACTGCTTCCCTGTAAGAAAACCATGAATCTTAAGCTTCTCTTGTGGTGCAGACTAAGCGCTGCAGCTGTAATGTATTTCCAGCTCTCCATTTAACAACTCCAGTTTTTGAAATCCCCTTGGTAATGTTCAGTGTCAGATAGTTTGAAAACCCTGGGAGTATTCAAATTCAAGTCTATTCAActgttccttcttcccttctcttcccagcattttctatatattttttccccaaagagggAGATTCAGTTCTCTCTGACAGGATCCATCCTAATATCACCACAGAGAAAATATAAGCATTACCTAATTTAAGACTCTTCTCTTTACTGAAACTGCTGGAAATACAAGCACATTTTCTTCCAGCATTCTACCCACAATGCCTTTTTTACAGCATTCACCGCCATGTACTCCAGTTTTATTATCACCCATTCTATTGTGTCCCTAATGCCAGCTTCTGAAAAGCTTTCAAGGAGTATTTAGTGAGTGAACAAACTATTGATGAGTGAACATTTCATAATGCCCACGTTATGCTTCATTTGAATATTCCTGAGGGTAAGTTGTCTTCTAAAATGCCTTGCTAAGGGTAGGCTTTAATGTAGCTTTTTATAATCTGAGGCCACTAAGTATATTTAGCTTTAACTTCTCTACCCAACAAAGCATAGCTCCTAAGCTTGCTGGCCTATTAGTTCTGTACCTGTAACTATTACAGATAAGAGAACTTCTGGAATCCTACTTCAATTTAATAAAGTTAATTCTAGTTCTCAAACTTTCAGTAGGTTCCACATTTTACCACTGCAAACATAAATCTAGATATGTTTTAATGTAGGTTTAGTTTTCTTGATCTTCTCATTTTTTAGTCACACTACGTTTTAGAATATGCTTTGCCTAATCAGCTAGTTCAAGTAGTAGTAAGAGTGAGGGATACATGACATTCCAACTAATAGAATGAATTACAGGTAACCTAAAACTGCATAGAGGAACAAAATTGAGCATCTAAGATTCCTTGACCAAATTTGGTTTGGCTATCAAATAAGTGGCAGGTATCAGAGATCTTAGAATAACTTCATCTTGGAATAGatgaagttattttattatttttccttttttttttttttttaagattttatttattcatgagacatacagaaaggcaaagacataggcagagggagaagcaggctccctgcggggagcccgatgcaggacttgatcccagaaccctgggatcacgatctgagcggAAGGctgacactcaatcactgagccacccaggcatgcctattttattttcaattgttagatgttatttatgtacaatatattatttataatcttCAAAGCGatgaaaacagataaaatctGTAAAGGCACCTTACCTAATTAAGATACATTTAACTGTACAACAAAATGTACCTTCAGTTTTTCTTAAACTGAATGttaatactgtttcttttttaatttatagaaatggCTAAGTTGCAAAAATGAGTGCCTTCAGCTAATGTGAAGTACCAGATGTGATTCAAGTAAATTACAGGTCTtcatttacttctgtttttgAACAGCCCTTCTGAGGCCAAGTTTATGTTAGTGTCTTTAAATGGCAACTGTTcgaaattaattttattcatgttcAATTACTGTCAGTGTTTGAGCCAAGCTAAGACAGCTGATAGCAGTCAATTAGGTGATGATCATGGAAAACAGTGCCTTGTCCCCAGCAGGAATTAGTGCTAAAATTGcaggcaagccacagactggatCCTGGATACCCAAATTCCAAAAGAACAATTATCTAATTCCATGGAGACAGTACATGTGGAGTATGAACAAAATGTCAAGTTCATTAATAAGCCTATTCTTTTCCATTGCAAAGGTCTTTTCTTTTATAGGTACTTTCAACAGATCCTATGTGCTTAATATGAGGGACTATTGCTGGGGAATAGGACTATAGGAAGGGACAGGGGACTTTTAATTTACTCTATTTGTTCTGCTCGGTTTTCTGCTACATGCAAGAATtacttttacaaattaaaaaagaaaaattgttcagCATCTCAGAGTTGCCCAACACTGTAGTGAAAGATAAGACATactttttcagaaaaagataTTCATGCCACCATACACATAGTAACTACTGAAAATCTCCTAGTGGTGTATTTTTTAAGAGGACACACTGCCACACATCCTCCAGAATTATGGAGACACAATCCATTGCTAGTGTTTGGGAGattaaagaggagagagaggtaaaTGAACTTCTGTGTAACAGGACAAGCACTGGACAAGATACTGTTGGAAAAGTTACTGTACCCCCATTTGCAGATGGGGGAAATAATGCTCAGCAAAGTAAAGCAATTTGTGCCAGAGTGAGAATTCAAATCTGGGTCTGCTGGAATCCCTAGCCATAGTTTTCACTATCCCTCCTTTTTTCTAGAAAAAGCTAAAGACCTGAGGACAATGAGAGTGAATAGTTGGAGAAATTATAAAGATGACCTACTgcttatttcttgtttttccatGACACCATTTCAGTCTGTGCTACTtccattaaaaattacaaatgtatttgCAGTTAACATTGGCTTAGCTATTCTAAAACAAGAATGGCCAGTATTACAGTTCAACATGTCTATCTTCATACAGGGTACTCACTAAACCACCTGAAAACATGGAAGAAACCAGCTCTCAGTTTCCTATTTTTATCGAATATGCTTCTCGCCCTCTATACTGGTTTAGTTCATCAACGAGGTACTCTTGATGTCATGACTCACATTCAAGAACTCTGTTACAATAATCGCAATAAATCTTCAGCTTCAGTATTTATCATGATGCCTTGCCACTCTACTCCTTATTATAGGTAATAAAAGTTGTTCCACTATgtgctattaagaaaatgaaactttaaaattcctttcagATTCCTGAATTTAATTAACTGTTCAAATGACGAAGAAATCTGAAACTTCCACTCATATAtattcattgaattttaaaagccatttgaaCTATGTCAATGAAAATCATATATATCACTTTTAAATActgtgttaatttaaaaatgtgaatgacTTACATTTAAATGATCCACtttaaatgtcataaaatattttataggttaTTTGAAGGTACccttaataaaagaaattatcatTGAACTTCCTACAGATCTTTGTAATACAtcttaaatttttatgattttgaatttATCTCAAAACACTCGATTCTAATCCAGATTTAAATACTGGACTGCTGCCCTGGTcttaaacaagttttttttttttttttaatctctttttttatattagttATTTCACCTGTAAAAATTAGGAAATTCAATTAGATACTATTCTAATGCTTGATTTAAGTATTTCTGAGAAATACATCACTAAAACTACCTTAACTATGCAgggcatttaaaaagaaatccatttggtccagtgctTCCAAATTGCCCAATAACAGTATGAGGGTAAACCaaccattttcctttaaaaagttctATACCTACTTAACCTGACTTTAATCGATCTGAAGTTGATTTTCCATGTGCACATTCAATCAACTAAATATCAAAGCTAATgtcattttaagataatttaacaCTTTTGCAATACTCTACCTTGGTCATTCATGCCAATCACTAATACACAATTTGGAAAAGTTGGGACTGCTGGCAAAAGCCACAGGATATATGTAATACCCAAATATCCCTTCAAATTGTGAGGTTCATCTACTATGTAAAAAGAACTGAGAGTGGTACATTCACTGTCCCTCCATGTTCACATTAGCAGTAACACTGCTGAGAATAGGAATTCTAGAGCCATCAAGATAGTCTCCATACATGGTTGTAGTTGTTGATGTCTTAGGTTTAGGCTGTAAGTACTTCACCAAGTTCTCATCTTATGGTTTTTCAAATTgcacaatggagaaaaaaaaattctctaatgcTTACTTTGCAGTAGAAAGACTTGCAGCTTTTTctcagcttgttttttttttttttttcctgaagcaagAGCTTCCTCTTCTAAATCATACAAGTTAAAGTATTAGGGCTTGTGTAAATTTACTTTGAATGCAGTTCATAAATAACATAAACCTCTATCATGTATTTATTCTTCCTGTGGCAGTTACAAACATGGCTTTTGCAGGGCCCAAGTGACTGCCTTAAGTTGTCATAATTCATCAATCAGTCTTTTTTGCATGTATTCTAGTCTATGCCACAATAAAACCATTACTTATTTGGATTTTAATCAGTGAACATATGTTGCTCCCTCTTACTAAATCTtagaggaacaacaacaacaaaaaaaagaaacacacacacacatacacacaggaacAACTTATTTAAGGATGTGATCCATCCCTTTTCAgagcagaaagggaagagaacGGGAATCCCTTCTGGTTCATGAAGTTTTCTACCTTGCCAATTAAGCCTATAGGGAATTTTACTCTCTTATTAACAAGTCATTCAGCTCATCCCAAAGGCCCCTTCCATTCTTGGAAAAGCATACTAATGTTAGAATATGGAGTCTCCCACACTGCTATCTCACCTTGAAATGGAGTTTCATGCTTTAATCTTGGATGTGAAAGTTATGTTGCTGCTGCACAGGGGAAAGTACATTAAAGGCTTGCTTCTTAACCTTAATGGGACCTGGTTTAGATTCAGACTTCACATTTTATCATGTGAACATGACAGATCTGGAGACTAATTGGAAAACTTTGACCTTTTTAACTTAACTAAATGGTAACTTTCTCTTTACAGCCATGTCCACTACCCACTTCCCATGAGATTTCTCCAGTGTCCCCCAGACCTGACTGGAAAGAGTCAGTACCTTGATGAAGCAGATATATTCTACCTAAATCCCTTAAACTGGCTATATAAAGAGTTTCACAATGATTCAACATTGCCTACTCACTTGATCATCTTCAGCATTTTAGAGGAGgtaaggaaatatgaaaaaagggAAAACTCACTATTTCGCCTCTAGTTTAGCTCTCAGGTAAATAGCATAGCTTTTTTATGGTCCCTTTCAACTCCCATTATTTTGTAATTGGCTCTTTTCCCTGGTCAAAATCCATCTCAGTTCTGTAACTATCAAAATATATGTTACTTACCAGGAGtaaattcttttattaataaattatattgttttggggtacctgggtagcacagtcagttaaaagtgtttgattcttggttttggcttaggttgggATCTCAAGATTgcgatctcagagtcatgagattgagccccggaGTCAGGCTCTATGTTCAGCATggagctgcttgagattctctccccacccctgctctgcacCTCCCTACCCACTTGTGCTACCTTTCACTCtctaaaatcaatttaaaaaagaaaatatagttttattaaacAAGTGGTAGAGGCGCCAATCAGGTCATTCTAAAAGTTTTGAAACCAGACTCAACAAAATGTAGCCtttatgtaaacatttatttacttataggAAATAAGTGCTTTCCTAATTGCAAGCAACTATGAGAGAACTGCTGTGTTCTTCCACACTCACTTGCCAGAAGGTCGAACTGGAAGTCACATATATGTCTACGAACGGAAATAAAAAGGGACACTCAACAGAAGATGAAATTCTGAATTGTGTTTAAATCTTTCCTGAAGAAATAGACATTGTTGGGTACAAATATTCAGATGCTGCATAAATATGCCTGTAAACACTGAGTAAGATTCATGGATCTAGGAAAAAAAACTACTGAACTGCTTTACCAAATATCACTACTGAGGAAATGTATGAAAAATGtcacaaagtataaaatatattaatacaaatgccagattttaaataaagaccTTTAGTTTTCCTCATGGtgtagttttattgtttcttccaCAATATTCAGATGTGCAAGAAATTTCACAAGAGAACAAGTCAGCAAGCTCATAAGAAGGCAGCAAATTCTTCACAAGTCAACGGGCTCTTGAACCCacaaaaagacaagaagcaagtgtaagattataaaatgttaaagatgaAATTCCATCACAATGTACTTTTTTCAAGCTCTACTGCAAACTTAACACAAATATCAGTGTTAATTACACTTTGTCATATGATTTGAGCTTGCTTTAAGCTCATACACTGAAAGGAAGACTCATTTCATGCACAAAATCTGTTGCATGCCCGGCTTCCTTAAAACTACAGTTGAACATTTCCAGAGCCAAAAAAATTCAGCAAAGCTAAACTACAGGAAAATGCAAGTTAGTAAGCTTTTGCTTGATGCTTCTGAGTAATAAAGTCATCAAACTGATACTTAGAAATAATAGAAAGACATTATCttgataatttcattttagtttcaaCACCAAACATTGTAGAAAGCATCCATGtttctgttactgttttctaATTTAACTTAATCATGATGATCAATATTTAGGGTCAAAAGGTAATTGCCCCAATTCTATTTCAAGATTTGCCATGTGTCTTCCATTAGTGCGACCATATTTATGCCATTTACCTTCCCTTTTATAAGGTTGTGGCTGAGGGTGCTTCTGCTCTTGTTTTCGATGCCTGGAGTTTTCAATATTTACCATACGTTGCTTTTTATCTGGTCGACTGAAAGCAGTAAACACATTTTTCATCTATGTTAGAgttaaatttaaacaaacaattttaatgtttttctccattaattATCTGAACACTCTGAAAAAGGATGTTAGTCTGAAGTATAATCCTaacacaaccaataccaaaaagATTCAGTATTCTACTTTTATCCTACAGAAAAAATAGACAAGCATACTGTAGTggcaaaaaggagaaatactcaacagataaatagaaatgtgacaataaaataatgagatgTGTTTCcgttatttctcctctcattcAGAAGCAACCCCTCCCCACTGGCTTCATTCCTCAGCTGGAATATATACATCTCTCACAAACTAAAGGAAGTCTCTTTTCACAAAGGaagtctctttttccttttcctctcttatAGCCACAGCTAAGGTTCATAAGCAAGGTCTATGTTTACTGCTCTCCTGAAACTCCATATGATTAGGCTACTTCTGTCACTACCTCACTGAAACAGTTCAGAATGCTATTCACGGCCACCCAATTCCCCAACTAAGAAATCCAGGCTCTTGTTTAATGTTTAAAGCACTTGACACATATATTCATTTCACTTGAGATGATCTTTGGATTTTCATGCCACCACATTCCGGTATTCTTAGCCTTCTTTCTCTACAACCCTGTAGGTGTTAATGTGCCCCAGGAGTTTCATAAATACCCCAGCCTAGACTATCTACACACACAGAATCTGGGCAAGACAGAGTCACAGAACTAATGGCCAACTAATTCTTTCTACTTGGCTGACAATAGGTACAAGGCACAGTTCTCATCTCCAATTCCCCTTACCCAAAACATCTGGTATCCCTTACCTTAGTGATACCACTATACAACTAGTGACCCAACCCAGAAATCTGGAATTGTTACTATCTACTTTTCTTTTCACAAGAAATACCACCAATTTTACTTATGTTATTCAAATCTGTCTCCTTCCACTCCTGTTACTCTAGTTCAGATACTCATCAGctcacatctatttttttttcaaagcccaGCGTCTAGCTTCTAGCTTCACTCTTTGAAACCATTCCTCCAGGCTGTTGCCAGTGATCCAGAATGCAATGAAGCAAGTCCTTTAGCATAAAACAAGGTCCTTCAGATCTTCACAAAAGTTCTGAAATCTTTTCATACCCTAGCACTACCCTACCTCCTAAAAGAGCCATTATCTTCACATCTCCAAATCTATGCAAATGAAGTTCTCCTTCAATGTAATGTCCTACTCTATCTGCTTAGCaaattctcatttctccttcAAAATCCAGTTTAAAGAAGTTCAGTTCAAAGACCACCTCACTCCTGAAGCCTTCTCAAACATCTCTGGGCTAAGGCCACCATATGCaatgtatttcttatatttaccTAACTCTCCAAAAGCTTGTGAGCTCCTTGATGGCAAGAACTTTTCATGTTTTGTAAGGGCAGCCTCACAATGTTTTGCTCATTTCAGCACTAGATATTTAATGACTTAAGACACCAAAAtcagtctcattattttatagacacattacatttattcaaaaagatatatatataactaactcaaagataaaaataaagctaacatTTGAAGATTAGGTGAGTTTCATTTACAGAATATAAAGCTGATAAGCAATGGATagtcatttttagaaatatatgtaaagcacacACATTGTTAACTTGTGGCTTCCTAAGTTTGCCTCTACCTTTATGAACAATAATTGTGTAGTAACTGTATTAGGTATCATAATTTAATTGGTAAATGGAATAGACAAAATAAGTGGGCCAATCCAAATTGTTACATATGAGCTCTTCTGATTTCAGAGTGAAATCTGTATAGTTCACCCTAGCTTCCCAAAATGAGTAAAAGACTAAAGGAAAATCATTTCACTTAAGgtgattatctttaaaaaaaaaaaaaaaggtgattatcttttcataaactagaatgaaaagaaacaaaagaagctaAAATAGGATTGCataatcttaatgtatttttaaggcAGAAATTAAACCATTTGCTCAAGTCAAActgattatataaaattttcagatcttataactgaaaatttatatAATCAGTTTGACATAgctattaacttaaaattttatcttttgactTAATTTATTCTAAGTTCTCTGGCAATAAAGGACTTTTACAaatagcacttttatttttacaaaaaacacTTTATGGATAGTAACATTCCAAgatgttaaaatgataaaaatgccACCCAATCTATAAACGTTAAAAACTATTATAATAACATGGTGCTATGTAAACCGACCTGGGTCCATATGGAGGGGAAAGAGTGTGACCAAAGAAGTGTCTATATATAAATCCATCCAACTTCTCAAACACTCCATCATTATCTACTTGATATTCCTTCATGTCTTTAAGATAATCTTTAACATCATTAACAAAGTCAGTGAAGAGCTTCTGATCATGTATAAAGACACCATTTAGGAAAAACTTATTGATGAACTGATCAAGTTCTTTCCAATGATGAAAACTATCCAGTTTTTCTAATAAATACCTTTCAATTAACTGTCTAAATTCATCTATCTTTACaggattcaacactttcatattAAAAAGGTTAATGGATTCTTGTTGAGCACATTCAAATATACCAGAACAAGACTTTCTGAAAGAATCATAATTTTCACTACAGTCATGCTCAGCACTGCATTTctgtgaatttgtattttttctaaattcttcaaAGTGAattggcttttctttccttccttcttttttcatagTAGGGCCTCTATTCTGGTTTTGTGTACGTGCCTTATACTGTGGGTGTATATATTCACTAAAGACTGGTGGTTTTTTAGTTGCTTCTTCTTTTGTGGCACCAAATCTTTTATTGCCCTTTTCATCAAAGATATTCTTGGTGGTATCTTTGAAATGCCTGAAAGTGGATTTAACTGAATCTgaaaattttttcagattttctttcacaGCTTCTTTagcttgtttaattttttctttatgatgcCTCACAAACTCCTTGGTAGAATTCTTCATGGCATCAAATGTTTCCTTAACTGAACCCAAAAATGTTTCCTTTGGCTTATTTTTAGCCCTGTGGTTTCCTctgctccctttcttttttccatccatTTCTTGTTTTGCATTTTGATCTTTTGCTTCAATATACAGTCTTTCCCACAAATCAGAACGCTGCTGTTCGAAGTTTAGCTTCTGCTCCAGGTCCGTGAGTCTTTCCCGTaagatttccatttcctttttgtcAGTCGCTACATTGGGAGAGTCTGGGTTGCCATAAGATTCACTAGAGCTTAACTGCTGGAGTTCCACCTTTAAAGCCATGGTTATTAGTCGTTCTCTCTCCAGTTCCCTCCTTAGCATCTTTGCTTCTGACAAAAGAGTCTCCTTCTGATTCAGGAAGCTGTGGGTCTTCAGCTTTTCTTCTTCCAGGTGCTGCTTAAGTTTCCGATTTTCTGAGATTAATTCAGTCCCTGTCCCTTTATCTTCCAATATCCTAATCTGTTCTCTTAGTTTCCTTAACTCTTCCTGTAATAAAGATAaggctttttcttccttctccagagaTATTCTTAAATACTGATTTTCTGTAGCAAGGttctttttctgagtttcaaAGGACATCTTCTCTTCTTCAGTAAGGGCCCAGCATCTTGCAAGTTTTTCCTTTAATGcctaattttttttgaaagaaaagaaaaatgtcaaatgctttatttaaaagtTCAATTTAAATCTTTAAGACATAACCCTATATAGAGTATCCTTTATGCAGTATATAGATTTGTAGtgattttaatacataaaaattagaaaacacaagGTTTATATGCAGGAAAATGGATAGCACAGAGCTACATCAAAATAGTAACAGCATGCTGGAAGAATTTAAAGACTGGAAAAAATGAGAGCCTGATCCATCCCAGTAAGATTTCTAAAATAGAGCCAGGGGTAATTCTGATTAGTATTTATTAGTGATTACTGATTATTTCCCATAATCCTATGAAAGCCTGAATGGTTTCTAGGCTCACTTACAAGTCAAGAATAAAAGAGATCGGTTCT
It encodes the following:
- the CCPG1 gene encoding cell cycle progression protein 1; this translates as MSENSSDSDSSCGWTVINHEGSDIEMVNSEHGTASDSCELAPECTSLEQEELQVLQSEPGESSQNGTPLMGEAAYPALEETKSALEREEEKSSEDNVYFGTVSDDSDIVTLEPPKLEEIGNPETLIVEEAQSPEDLNMGSSSSSQYTFCQPETVFSSQPSDDESSSDETSHQPSPAFRRRRARKKTVSSSESEERLLPEQESEPSKELCKRQFSSGLNKCVILALVIAISMGFGHFYGTIQIQKRQQLVRKIHEDELNDMKDYLSQCQQEQESFIDYKALKEKLARCWALTEEEKMSFETQKKNLATENQYLRISLEKEEKALSLLQEELRKLREQIRILEDKGTGTELISENRKLKQHLEEEKLKTHSFLNQKETLLSEAKMLRRELERERLITMALKVELQQLSSSESYGNPDSPNVATDKKEMEILRERLTDLEQKLNFEQQRSDLWERLYIEAKDQNAKQEMDGKKKGSRGNHRAKNKPKETFLGSVKETFDAMKNSTKEFVRHHKEKIKQAKEAVKENLKKFSDSVKSTFRHFKDTTKNIFDEKGNKRFGATKEEATKKPPVFSEYIHPQYKARTQNQNRGPTMKKEGRKEKPIHFEEFRKNTNSQKCSAEHDCSENYDSFRKSCSGIFECAQQESINLFNMKVLNPVKIDEFRQLIERYLLEKLDSFHHWKELDQFINKFFLNGVFIHDQKLFTDFVNDVKDYLKDMKEYQVDNDGVFEKLDGFIYRHFFGHTLSPPYGPSRPDKKQRMVNIENSRHRKQEQKHPQPQPYKREGKWHKYGRTNGRHMANLEIELGQLPFDPKY